One window of Agromyces rhizosphaerae genomic DNA carries:
- a CDS encoding ABC transporter ATP-binding protein — protein sequence MTVADTSEQAAPAPRPDESGTDATGTVVLDRVTKLYGQNKAVDDLSLRVEAGEFISLLGPSGCGKTTTLRMIAGFEQPDAGDIRISGASVLGVPPYKRHVNTVFQAYALFPHMSVAENIAYGMHQTKTPKSEIRERVVESLDMVQMRRFADRKPTQLSGGQQQRIALARALVNRPSVLLLDEPLGALDRQLREEMQLELKILQSKLGISFVFVTHDQGEALSMSDRIAIMRDGRIEQLADADTVYGAPASAYVAAFVGQQNFFPGTATADADAVDTPHGVIRSTRSFDTVTGGAAAQAAVRPEFVSISAEAPASPGVNAVEGRLIGVSHLGETMQYLVQLGDDLSIIARRPSPEAPRLATGSTVWCSWTPDSVHLFPLDEAAHAGGHVELPTT from the coding sequence GTGACAGTGGCAGACACGTCGGAGCAGGCCGCGCCTGCGCCCCGGCCGGACGAGAGCGGCACGGATGCCACGGGCACGGTCGTCCTCGACCGCGTGACGAAGCTCTACGGCCAGAACAAGGCCGTCGACGACCTGAGCCTCCGCGTCGAGGCGGGCGAGTTCATCTCGCTGCTCGGACCGTCGGGCTGCGGCAAGACCACGACCCTCCGCATGATCGCCGGGTTCGAGCAGCCGGATGCCGGTGACATCCGCATCTCCGGTGCATCCGTGCTCGGCGTGCCGCCCTACAAGCGCCACGTGAACACCGTGTTCCAGGCGTACGCGCTGTTCCCGCACATGTCGGTCGCCGAGAACATCGCCTACGGGATGCACCAGACGAAGACCCCGAAGTCGGAGATCCGCGAGCGGGTCGTCGAGTCCCTCGACATGGTGCAGATGCGCCGGTTCGCCGACCGCAAGCCGACCCAGCTCTCGGGCGGCCAGCAGCAGCGCATCGCGCTCGCGCGCGCGCTCGTCAACCGCCCGAGCGTGCTGCTGCTCGACGAGCCGCTCGGCGCCCTCGACCGGCAGCTCCGCGAGGAGATGCAGCTCGAGCTGAAGATCCTCCAGTCGAAGCTCGGCATCAGCTTCGTGTTCGTCACGCACGACCAGGGCGAGGCGCTCTCGATGAGCGACCGCATCGCGATCATGCGCGACGGCCGCATCGAGCAGCTCGCCGACGCCGACACCGTCTACGGCGCGCCCGCCTCGGCCTACGTCGCGGCGTTCGTCGGCCAGCAGAACTTCTTCCCCGGCACGGCCACGGCCGACGCCGACGCGGTCGACACCCCGCACGGCGTGATCCGCAGCACCCGCTCGTTCGACACCGTCACCGGCGGCGCGGCCGCGCAGGCGGCCGTGCGGCCCGAGTTCGTCTCGATCTCCGCCGAGGCCCCGGCCTCGCCCGGTGTCAACGCGGTCGAGGGCCGGCTCATCGGCGTCTCCCACCTGGGCGAGACCATGCAGTACCTCGTGCAGCTCGGCGACGATCTCAGCATCATCGCCCGCCGCCCGAGCCCGGAGGCGCCGCGCCTGGCGACCGGCAGCACGGTCTGGTGCAGCTGGACGCCCGACAGCGTGCACCTGTTCCCCCTCGACGAGGCCGCGCACGCCGGCGGCCACGTGGAGCTCCCGACCACCTGA
- a CDS encoding polyamine ABC transporter substrate-binding protein encodes MADNESLKILAPASQVPTIARNLNRRRFLSFAAAAGGAGVLAACTPGGAESSAPQATGGELEDSLSIYTWGDYDDPGVIETFTTENGPTITLDSYNSNEELVSKLIAANGTSGYDIIVPTGPFIPQMIENGLFTPLNLDLIPNIEHVDPEFLGLAWDPENEYSICKAWGTTGYVYDTTVIDRELTTWADFLDAAQNEASGSVSMLDDPIAIAGAYLWSKGESQSTTDETLLAEAEDYMVNNIAPHISTFESYPGGTIIPTNAAALVQTWNGDARLGILESSTPENWKWVLPAPTTEIWMDNWAIAAGAPHPEAAHAFINYVLTPENSLLELDYIGYNTGGADIEAAAEEYGVELPELIFFTSDQLATMQETTINEAQQTIVDIWNKTKVAAGA; translated from the coding sequence ATGGCCGACAACGAATCCCTGAAGATCCTCGCCCCCGCGAGCCAGGTGCCCACGATCGCCCGCAACCTGAACCGCCGCCGCTTCCTCAGCTTCGCCGCTGCGGCCGGTGGCGCCGGCGTCCTCGCCGCGTGCACCCCGGGCGGCGCCGAGTCGTCCGCCCCGCAGGCGACGGGCGGCGAGCTCGAGGACTCGCTCTCCATCTACACCTGGGGCGACTACGACGACCCGGGCGTGATCGAGACCTTCACGACCGAGAACGGGCCGACCATCACGCTCGACTCGTACAACTCGAACGAGGAGCTCGTCTCGAAGCTCATCGCCGCCAACGGCACCTCGGGCTACGACATCATCGTCCCGACCGGCCCGTTCATCCCGCAGATGATCGAGAACGGCCTGTTCACCCCGCTGAACCTCGACCTCATCCCGAACATCGAGCACGTCGACCCCGAGTTCCTCGGCCTCGCCTGGGACCCCGAGAACGAGTACTCCATCTGCAAGGCGTGGGGCACCACCGGCTACGTGTACGACACGACGGTCATCGACCGCGAGCTCACCACGTGGGCGGACTTCCTCGACGCCGCGCAGAACGAGGCCAGCGGCAGCGTCTCGATGCTCGACGACCCGATCGCGATCGCCGGCGCGTACCTCTGGTCGAAGGGCGAGTCGCAGTCCACGACCGACGAGACGCTCCTCGCCGAGGCCGAGGACTACATGGTCAACAACATCGCGCCGCACATCTCGACCTTCGAGTCGTACCCGGGCGGCACGATCATCCCGACGAACGCCGCCGCCCTCGTGCAGACCTGGAACGGCGACGCGCGCCTCGGCATCCTCGAGTCGTCGACTCCGGAGAACTGGAAGTGGGTCCTCCCCGCCCCGACCACCGAGATCTGGATGGACAACTGGGCGATCGCGGCCGGCGCCCCGCACCCCGAGGCGGCGCACGCGTTCATCAACTACGTGCTCACCCCGGAGAACTCGCTGCTCGAGCTCGACTACATCGGCTACAACACCGGTGGCGCGGACATCGAGGCGGCAGCCGAGGAGTACGGCGTCGAACTGCCGGAGCTCATCTTCTTCACGTCCGACCAGCTCGCGACGATGCAGGAGACCACCATCAACGAGGCCCAGCAGACCATCGTCGACATCTGGAACAAGACGAAGGTCGCCGCTGGTGCGTAG
- a CDS encoding ABC transporter permease, whose translation MVRSPKFALATPAWAWLVAFFIIPVGMVIYFSFGYKPGIFGTHATDVLSFDRYVEAFSPVFFATFMNTLWVGVLGTLLCLVIGAPVAYWMAVKAPPNRRGLLLALVMVPFWTNFLVRTIGWQILLAPQGLLGGLDLLYTRGGVLLGVVYNYLPLMILPLFVAFDRVGDPMREAAKDLGAGRIRTFLSVTVPLARPGIIAGVLLVFIPLMGDYITATVLGGAQGNMVGQLVASQFQTAQNWALGSAMAVLLILVIMATVAVGGLIVWLVTMPSRMRRRLVIGDAEANATSTRSIPASAATEAQS comes from the coding sequence CTGGTGCGTAGTCCGAAGTTCGCGCTGGCCACGCCCGCATGGGCGTGGCTGGTCGCGTTCTTCATCATCCCGGTCGGGATGGTGATCTACTTCAGCTTCGGCTACAAGCCGGGCATCTTCGGCACGCACGCCACCGACGTGCTGTCGTTCGACCGGTACGTCGAGGCGTTCTCGCCGGTGTTCTTCGCCACGTTCATGAACACCCTCTGGGTGGGCGTGCTCGGCACCCTGCTCTGCCTGGTGATCGGCGCGCCGGTCGCCTACTGGATGGCCGTCAAGGCGCCGCCGAACCGCCGCGGGCTGCTGCTCGCGCTGGTCATGGTGCCGTTCTGGACGAACTTCCTGGTCCGCACCATCGGCTGGCAGATCCTGCTGGCCCCGCAGGGCCTCCTCGGCGGGCTCGACCTGCTGTACACCCGCGGCGGCGTGCTGCTCGGCGTGGTGTACAACTACCTGCCGCTGATGATCCTGCCGCTGTTCGTCGCGTTCGACCGCGTGGGCGACCCCATGCGAGAGGCCGCGAAGGACCTCGGCGCCGGCCGCATCCGCACCTTCCTGAGCGTCACGGTGCCGCTGGCCCGCCCCGGCATCATCGCCGGTGTGCTGCTGGTGTTCATCCCCCTCATGGGCGACTACATCACCGCGACCGTGCTCGGCGGCGCGCAGGGCAACATGGTCGGCCAGCTCGTGGCCAGCCAGTTCCAGACCGCGCAGAACTGGGCGCTCGGCTCGGCGATGGCCGTGCTGCTGATCCTCGTCATCATGGCGACGGTCGCGGTCGGCGGGCTCATCGTCTGGCTCGTGACGATGCCCTCGCGCATGCGCCGGCGACTCGTCATCGGCGACGCGGAGGCGAACGCGACGAGCACCCGCAGCATCCCGGCATCGGCCGCGACGGAGGCACAGTCATGA